Proteins from one Meriones unguiculatus strain TT.TT164.6M chromosome 10, Bangor_MerUng_6.1, whole genome shotgun sequence genomic window:
- the Cbln1 gene encoding cerebellin-1, with product MLGVVELLLLGAAWLAGPARGQNETEPIVLEGKCLVVCDSNPTSDPTGTALGISVRSGSAKVAFSAIRSTNHEPSEMSNRTMIIYFDQVLVNIGNNFDSERSTFIAPRKGIYSFNFHVVKVYNRQTIQVSLMLNGWPVISAFAGDQDVTREAASNGVLIQMEKGDRAYLKLERGNLMGGWKYSTFSGFLVFPL from the exons ATGCTGGGCGTCGTGGAGCTGCTGCTGTTGGGGGCTGCGTGGCTGGCAGGCCCAGCCCGCGGGCAGAATGAGACAGAGCCCATCGTGCTGGAGGGCAAGTGCCTGGTGGTGTGTGACTCCAACCCCACGTCTGACCCTACGGGCACTGCCCTGGGCATCTCTGTGCGGTCGGGGAGCGCCAAGGTGGCTTTCTCTGCCATCAGGAGCACCAACCATGAGCCGTCCGAGATGAGTAATCGCACCATGATCATCTACTTTGACCAG GTACTAGTGAACATCGGGAACAACTTTGACTCCGAACGCAGCACTTTCATCGCCCCGCGCAAAGGCATCTACAGTTTTAACTTCCACGTGGTGAAAGTCTACAACAGACAGACCATCCAG gtGAGCCTCATGCTGAACGGGTGGCCGGTGATTTCCGCCTTCGCCGGGGACCAGGACGTGACCCGCGAGGCCGCCAGCAACGGCGTGCTCATCCAGATGGAGAAGGGCGACCGAGCATACCTCAAGCTGGAGCGGGGGAACTTGATGGGGGGCTGGAAGTACTCGACCTTCTCCGGGTTCCTCGTGTTTCCCCTCTGA